One region of Clostridia bacterium genomic DNA includes:
- a CDS encoding ferritin-like domain-containing protein, whose protein sequence is MENNERRKRFKLDLPYPEVEPVCDPKTVMLIKEDYAGCQSELTAINVYIYQRILMNDVLDELAGVLLGIAIVEMEHLELLGMAIKNLGGDPEYEVGCRMWTADYVIYTKNPKEMLLANIEGEKTAIRNYRRHIRMIDNRQVQKLLERIILDEELHIDIFSSLLNRLNDDMLR, encoded by the coding sequence ATGGAAAACAACGAACGCCGCAAAAGATTCAAACTTGACTTACCTTATCCAGAAGTCGAACCTGTTTGTGATCCAAAAACAGTTATGCTCATAAAAGAAGATTATGCTGGCTGCCAAAGCGAACTAACAGCAATAAATGTATACATATATCAGCGTATTCTTATGAATGATGTTTTGGATGAATTAGCAGGGGTATTGCTTGGGATAGCGATAGTGGAAATGGAGCATTTGGAATTGCTGGGTATGGCAATAAAGAATTTGGGCGGAGATCCTGAATATGAAGTAGGATGCCGGATGTGGACAGCAGATTATGTCATATATACAAAAAATCCAAAAGAAATGCTGCTGGCTAATATAGAAGGCGAAAAAACAGCAATTAGAAATTATCGCCGTCATATAAGGATGATTGATAACCGTCAAGTTCAAAAACTGCTAGAACGCATAATCCTAGATGAAGAATTACATATAGATATTTTTTCTAGTTTATTAAACCGCCTAAATGACGATATGTTAAGATAA
- a CDS encoding citrate/2-methylcitrate synthase produces MSRNYSEITEEILKLSELCFKDNSINPDLYVEHKVYRGLRDLNGKGVLTGLTQISEIEAFKTVNGEKIPCDGKLYYRGYDVEDLVKGFIQDGRFGFEEISYLLLFGQLPDKNSLEQFKDLLASYRSLPNSFVRDVIMKAPSDDVMVSLARSVLTLYSYDKNPNDISIPNVLRQCIQLIATFPLLAVYSYQAYDYYLTDNTSFFIHEPIKALSTAENILHMLRLDSKYTKLEAQILDLALVLHAEHGGGNNSTFTTHVVTSSGTDTYSAIAAALGSLKGPKHGGANVKVSEMFEDIKNNVKDWNDKDEIEAYLLKILHKEAFDRTGLIYGIGHAIYSLSDPRATLLRSFVEKLSKEKGLEKEFNLYSAIEEIAPRIIANERKMYKGVSANIDFYSGFVYDMLGLPTKLYTPIFAIARIVGWSAHRLEELINAGKIIRPSYMSVQPQRDYVPIDQR; encoded by the coding sequence ATGAGCAGAAATTATTCAGAGATCACTGAAGAAATTTTAAAATTATCTGAATTATGCTTCAAAGATAACAGCATAAACCCTGATCTATATGTAGAACACAAAGTATATAGAGGGTTACGAGATCTTAACGGCAAGGGCGTTTTGACTGGACTTACCCAAATATCTGAAATAGAAGCTTTTAAGACGGTCAATGGTGAAAAAATTCCTTGCGATGGAAAACTGTATTACCGCGGTTACGATGTGGAAGATCTGGTAAAAGGCTTTATTCAGGATGGAAGATTTGGCTTTGAGGAGATTTCTTATCTTTTGCTGTTTGGACAACTTCCTGATAAGAATTCTTTGGAGCAGTTCAAAGATCTTTTGGCAAGCTACCGTTCTCTTCCTAATTCGTTTGTGCGCGATGTAATAATGAAAGCACCTAGTGATGATGTTATGGTGTCGCTTGCAAGAAGCGTGCTTACGCTTTATTCTTATGACAAAAACCCTAATGACATATCTATACCTAATGTGTTAAGACAATGTATTCAGCTTATTGCAACTTTTCCACTTCTTGCTGTTTATAGCTATCAGGCTTATGATTATTATTTGACTGACAATACCAGCTTCTTTATACATGAGCCAATAAAAGCCCTTTCTACCGCCGAAAATATTTTGCATATGTTAAGATTAGACAGCAAATACACCAAATTGGAAGCGCAAATTCTAGATCTTGCGCTAGTGCTGCATGCAGAACACGGTGGCGGCAATAACTCTACATTTACAACCCATGTAGTTACTTCTTCAGGCACAGATACATATTCGGCTATCGCTGCGGCTTTGGGCTCGCTAAAAGGTCCCAAGCATGGCGGTGCTAATGTCAAAGTCAGCGAAATGTTTGAAGACATAAAAAACAATGTAAAAGACTGGAACGATAAAGACGAAATTGAAGCGTATCTGTTGAAGATTTTGCATAAAGAAGCCTTTGATAGAACAGGTCTGATTTATGGAATAGGGCATGCGATATATTCTTTGTCCGATCCGAGAGCGACCTTGTTAAGATCGTTTGTAGAAAAACTGTCCAAAGAAAAAGGCTTGGAAAAAGAATTTAATCTATATTCAGCTATAGAGGAAATCGCGCCCAGAATAATAGCCAACGAAAGAAAGATGTATAAGGGAGTAAGCGCTAATATAGATTTTTACAGCGGGTTTGTTTATGATATGCTTGGACTTCCTACAAAACTTTATACACCCATTTTTGCAATCGCTAGAATAGTCGGCTGGAGTGCGCATCGATTGGAAGAATTGATTAATGCCGGCAAGATTATACGACCGTCATATATGAGTGTTCAGCCGCAAAGAGATTATGTACCTATCGATCAAAGATAA
- a CDS encoding alpha/beta hydrolase has translation MNIKTIDLYEYFGMPKKQGVKGFLKCLIKDKSEVYDQKYIYPAMLVLPGGGYAFCSPREADPIAIRYCMYGFQTFILDYTQGSVQNYPTQFLEAAMAMIYIRENADLYSIGTNMVCAVGFSAGGHLCGCLATLFDDPVAQKIFQKRAELIRPDAVILSYPVITSGEKAHKGSFDLLCGNDKNLREYLSLEKRVTKNSSPAFLWHTYEDRFVPYYNSLVYALACEKNNVPFELHIFEKGRHGLATVERDTNAEDVLKATSTSAYKWLELSVEWLKDRNIKLTTKN, from the coding sequence ATGAATATCAAAACTATTGATTTGTATGAATATTTTGGAATGCCAAAAAAACAGGGCGTAAAAGGTTTTTTGAAATGTCTTATAAAAGACAAATCAGAAGTTTATGACCAAAAATATATTTATCCTGCAATGCTTGTTTTGCCAGGCGGCGGATATGCTTTTTGTTCGCCTAGAGAAGCTGACCCTATAGCTATAAGATATTGCATGTATGGTTTCCAAACTTTTATCTTGGATTATACACAAGGCTCAGTTCAAAATTATCCGACACAATTTTTAGAAGCAGCAATGGCGATGATTTACATCCGTGAAAATGCAGATTTGTATAGTATAGGTACAAATATGGTTTGCGCAGTTGGATTTTCAGCAGGCGGACATCTTTGCGGCTGTCTTGCTACATTATTTGATGATCCTGTTGCACAAAAGATATTTCAAAAACGTGCAGAACTCATAAGACCCGATGCTGTTATATTAAGTTATCCTGTAATCACATCAGGAGAAAAAGCGCATAAAGGTTCTTTTGATCTTCTTTGCGGAAATGATAAAAATTTGAGAGAGTATTTATCTTTAGAGAAAAGAGTTACTAAAAATTCTTCTCCTGCATTTTTATGGCATACTTATGAAGATCGTTTTGTTCCTTACTATAACAGTTTAGTTTATGCTTTGGCGTGTGAAAAAAATAATGTTCCATTTGAGCTTCATATTTTTGAAAAGGGCAGACACGGGCTTGCTACTGTAGAACGAGATACTAACGCTGAAGATGTTTTGAAAGCTACAAGTACTTCAGCTTATAAATGGCTGGAACTTAGCGTTGAATGGCTAAAAGATAGAAATATCAAGCTTACCACTAAGAATTAA